ACAATAATGAAGCAAGCCGCTCTTTACTCTGTTTTCATAGCATTTTCTGATCTTCATTTCAAGCACAGTGATTCTTTCCTCGCCCCTCAATCCCACAGTGAAAGTGTGCAAATGTTTTGCCTCTTTCTCGCACTTCCTCCCTTAAAATGTTTCTAAATGATTTCCagcacttctcccccccccccccccccaccttatttCTCCCGCAAGCTTCCATTGTGTTTTCCTTGCCCTCGCTGCAGTACGCACAGGAACAACACTTAGCATACCTGACTCTTGTTGTAATAGGATTTGTTTTCCCAAGGAGTTAAGGTACAAAACTAAACAGCGATTTGGATTTCAGGGTCACAATTGCACTTTGTGGAAACTCCAAATGTTTTTATTTCGAATGAGAGAAAAGAGCGGGAGGAATCCTTCATTTAGAAATCCCCAAATCCAGATGTTTACATATAAATTGTAGGGACgaggaaaaaaatataattaataaaaCACATAACAACCTTCCCGACATTCGTTCCCTTTTGTTATGATTATACATTTACGTCCCTATGTATTTCTTTTGTTGCAGCATGTAGAAGACCCGGGTATTAACATCCCAGATCAAACTGTAATTAAGAAAGGTAAGCCATTTCCTTTAGCATTCCAAGCATGTCCTCACAGGCTGGGCACTATTGAAGGTAGAATTTGCtaagctcccttccccccttttttctttcaaatataaTTTACTAAGGGTCGCgaatggaaaataaaatagatAATCGGTGTTGAAATCAGCCCTCATTTAGTGGCAGCGTTCATGATTTTTCTAAGAAAATGTTGCAATCTGAGATCCAGGGTTTTATTTCCTTACTATGCATTTCACGTTTGTAATTAGAACAATTTATCCAGCtggattgcattatttgtcgataTTGAGCATTTGGGGGGTTCTGAACTGGTAGGAAATGTTTaccgtttttattttaaaatcggGATGAGTAAAAATGGTAAATGGCTATGTAGAAAAGGTGGTAGGTTGGTCACTCTGGTCATTGTGAGGGCTGTTTAGATGTAAGTCTTTATGAGTGGATTTGAAAATGTTTCCTAATCGTGTAAAGGGTATTTTGGGTTTTCATGAAACTCTTGTTTTCTATCTTCTGTCAAATGACCCTAAGGATTATGAAAATATTGTTCAGGGTAGTTTTTGATTCTTGATGAAAAATTGGAAAGTGATTGGTTTGCATTTGGATTCTGTTTAGTAAGCTGTTCGAGTACAACTCATTGTGTTGAATACTTAGCTATTATTATATTGAGCAATGGCATGCTTGTATTTTGTTGGCAAGGTAAAAATATTTGGGTATTATAGGCACCACCAGAGGATGATGCTATATAAAGCAGTTCTCTTTTCTTAACCTGATCAGTATACAGTAAGCTAGCTTAAAGTTTCATTTTTCTGTCTGTGAAGCCTTTGTCACGTCAAATTAGATGTGCAAGGGATAAATCTTAAGAGATGCTCTTTCCAAGTCGACATGATAATTGGCTCTTTTATTAGTAATCTCAAGAGTTCGTTTAACTCCTATTGTCTCTATTAGCCTCCCCAGAGCTATTAATGTCACAAGTGATCTATCCAAAACCTAGAGCCCCCCCATAGGTTTGGACCATCCCCACCAAAGTAAAGATGTAGGGGGGAAAGCAGCACACAGGACAAAAGAGAAACAGAGTAAACATTTTATAACCTGCTCCTGTGGAAACTAAATGCAGGTTGCATTCCCTGCAAAATAGTGTGGACATGTTTCAGTTGTGCTTAGTAATGCTGGCTAACGCAAGGGCTGCCAGGGCTTTTTGGTGGCCCTGAGTTTATTCCAACAATGGCCTGCGCCTGACTGCCTGGGGGTAGGGAAACATGGAATGATTTTTACTTTTAGTAGATATTAGTTAAACACCTCAGGTTTCTGAGCAGATGTATTTATTCATAAGGAAGGTGCTATAATTTGCTCTTGAGTGTTTCTTTCAATGCATAATAGCATCAAAATATATTCAATTTTTGGTTACACGTTGAAAACAGGGTAGCACATATTAAGGCACTGGTCCTCACTCTCTTGTGTAGTTGAATACAGAAATACATAcatcagcaaagcattttgttctATATTAGTAtgcagctggctgctttttgAAACCTCCTGTGAATTGCCTTGTGGCCAGGTTTTTTTAACCCAGATACTTGCTtgtgtggctggctcatgccaacTTGTTTTTAAGGTCTAGCTTATTCCAGGAAAAAGCAAATGTGCACTTTAATGATTTGACTGGGTCTGGATTTTATAAATGGTATTTTAATGAAGGGGTGTGTGTAGGCTTCCAGCTACCAAGCATTCACTTGACTCATCCTAAAACGATCAACGTTTATTCGTGCTGATCTGCATTTAAGGGCAAATGGAGATCTTGGGAATTGGGTTTGGCTCAAGCAGCCCCCTTCATCCCCCTGTGATCAGCAGGCAGCCGCAGAGCCTACCGATCGGGAGAGGCAGCTTCCCAGTTGCTTTAGTAATCCGGGCCTGGGCTCTAGCTCGGAGCCAGCCTGGCTATGGCACTGCCTGGGATCCTCCCGCGGAGCCGCGCTGACAGCGGCTCGGCCCGGGGCTTTTTCTCTGCTGGGAGGTGGCTTCTCGAGCCCGAACCAGCTGCCCCGCGCATCTCCCCCTTCCGCAGCTGCGCCGCCCGGCTCACTCCATCGCCTGCGCGGaacctgcagctgccctgcccccgccgccgcctccctcTGCCCGCTGCGCCCCGGGGCTCGCTCGCACGTGGCGCGGTGGGGCCCTCACGccgctcttcccccccctccccttgtccGCTGCAGGCCCCGTGTCCCTCTCCAAGTCGAACAGCAACGCCGTCTCCGCCATTCCCATCAACAAGGACGCGCTGTTCGGCGGGGTGGTGAACCCCAACGAGGTCTTCTGCTCCGTGCCGGGCCGCCTCTCCCTGCTCAGCTCCACCTCCAAGTACAAGGTCACGGTGGCGGAAGTGCAGAGACGCCTCTCCCCGCCCGAGTGCCTCAACGCGTCCCTGCTGGGCGGGGTGCTCCGGAGGTGAGGGGCGGAGGgagccggagggggcggggcaaggcgggataggaggggcggggagggaggagacaccCCCTCatacacctccccctcccccccccttgcgaCCAGGCCTGGTTGGCATCTGCTCACTGTAGCGCGCTCTCCGCCTGCAGCCTCCCCGCACCCAGGAAGAGCCACCCCAGCGCCGGGGTCCTTGCAGCATCCCAGCATGGCTACAGCCGAggttcccctccaccccctttgcAACGGGACGGATTGCTCCTACAACGGGGGCAACACTACCCACCGCAGCATGCACCACCCTGCAGCCAAGTCACCCCtttctaccccctcccccagcacaaggCCACTGGTAACAAATGCAACAGCACAAGGAAAGGCCACTTCTAATCAGCATCATCACATGAGGTCACTGCAACCATAGCAACACGGTGCAATCTACAACTGTACTAATGAAACGCAAGGCCTCTTGCAAACAAATGCAACACCACAATCATGATGTCACCACAACCAAATCATTTCTATATAATGCTACATAAGTTTGCCACTTGCTATGGTAGGATACTACAaagggaaatattttattttaaagtgatggttgtaatagtttttctttgtgtgtgtgtgtgtgtgtgtgttgtattaCACAAAAGGAGGCAGGAAATGCCCTCCTATGGCCCCAGACCTTCCCCCCCATGAAAAAAATTGGTatagtaatttaaaaaatgttgggGTTCTATATTCAAATGATACGACTCATTGGTGATTTCTTTCTCTCTTAGTTACCTAGGGATTATAATCTAATCCACACAATTAAAGATCACTTGGGTAGGGAATAAAATCTAGAATTAATTAATAGGAagttttatttaaacaatttattttaacCTGTCTCTATTGAACATAGTAGATAGGTATTTAGAACTTCACCTATTTGCTGAATACAGTGAAATTCCATACTAATGACATACATTTTTGACCTTTCAGATTAATCTGCTAAATAATGTGTTAGATATTGCAAATAAATCTACTTTAACAAAGTTCCCGTTAGGAGTAGCAATTTGTCAAGACCTCTAAAACTATTATGGCTTTGGCAAAATATCAGATCCTGTAATACTCTAGTGCTGATTTGATAGATTTGGTAGAAAACATTTTAACTAAAAACACTGAAAATTCAAAAATAATGATAAAATATATCCTTTTCCAGTTACTGTTGTATTCAGATTTGTATAATTACCCATTTTTCATTCTTAGTTTTTCCTGTATAAAACTTTCCCAAATGTCCCTTCATCACCAGTATTATTTTCTAATACATTTTGGAAGGTTTTAAAAGATCTGAAATATGACCTGATGGTGCAGATTAGTCATGTTCTAAGTGGTTTTTATGTGTGAAACAGGGCGAAGTCTAAAAATGGAGGGAGATCTTTGAGAGAAAAACTGGACAAAATAGGATTAAACCTGCCAGCCGGGAGACGTAAAGCTGCTAATGTCACCCTACTCACATCACTAGTGGAGGGTAAGTGACTCAAGGATTGGAAAGGGTTCATTTTTTGCCTAATAGGATAAATCCCCAATTTTTTCAGGCCTGTGTTCCTTTTTTGAAGAAGGTTATTTTGTCTAATCTTTATGCCTGAGGAAAATGTTAATTCTGTAACTGTGTCTTGTATGGTAACCTGAAATGTACTTAAATATCTCTTGCATACTTAGCATTGCCATACACATGATGCTATCTGCATCCTTCTTCAGGTGAATTATCCCACTGTAAtgaattgatttcagtgggagcaagaATGGGTCTATAGGAATTGCCTCTTTGAATAAGGACTGCAGGAGCAGGCCTATAAATATTACTTAGGGGAGCGAAAGCTACAGGATTCAGCCTAACATTTCCTCAGTCCCCTCATTCCTTCATTTGTCTACCATTGAGGACTAAGCAATTTTAAATTTCAAGAACAGCAGCTACTCACAGTTaagtccccaccccctccaaacaACATAATAGTAAATCATGTAAGTTATTCTGACATCTGTATTTGAGAAATGCGAGACCATTGCTTCCTGAATTAATTTGGGAAACCTTGACCTACGCCATGATTTAACAATGCCCTGAAAACCTCAAAGTTGTGCTCTCCCCCATCCTTATTATCTTTTGGTTCTCATTTCAGAACAGATGCTTGCTTTATTCTATCATTCTTCAGTTTTACTCTGAGATGAAAAGGTGCAGCAACTTCTTTAAGTCTTCAGACTTCATGTGCTTTAATATTTCTAATGTGGAAAGCTGAAATAGGTGCaatcatttgtttaaaaatggtTATTTTGTCTCAGCTGCTTACAACAAAAACAGACCTGAGTCAATCTAAAATATCTTTCCTCCCTTCCAGTTTTGTTATTGGCATCTCTTTACACTGATTTTGATtgagtctgtaaagtgcttttaAGGATGCTCAAGTTAGCTTAAGTTTGGATGCGTAAGATATCATTTATAGCTTCATTCTTTTTTTGCTTGGTATCATAAAAGATAAAGCAAAAATGCATTAGACTGCCagacttaatttttaaaacaatattatcACTTTGGTTCTTACGTGCATTATATTTTGACTTCTGTGCAAATCTTTCTGATCTAAAATGGCTTTACAATTGCACCAGCACTCTAgtgtaagaaaaataaaaaacagaaagaCTTGCAAAAAGTCTAGATTTGGTGGATGCTAATATTGTTTGTGACATTAATGAATATGGAGAGTATTTGGCAATAATTTATTGTTCCATTTGGTTTTCACATAGAAGGGCTTTAAGGAACTATTAAAAATAAGAACTGTGGGTTGATTTTCAGATAAACTGGTAATGGTGGTTACATTTTTTGGATGATAGTATAAAAATTGTTGGAGCTTTGAGTCCTGTGGCAATGAGGCAGTTTCTAGAGTACTGTTATTGTTTATGATCCGCTCCATTTTATGGAAACAAGCTCACTGGACTGAGGCTTTGAAGCTCTAATTGGCGCATGCGTTCTTCCGGAGCTGGAGCTAATGGCAGGAAGCCCTGCAGTAAAAAACAACTGGTTCAGGAAATTAAAACCAAAGATTTGAAAATCAACAAAACAGACAGACTCAATGGAATGACCCTAAAATTCTCATGGTTAATCGTTTGGGGGGGAACAGATAATTATATGTGATCAAGTTAAATTTTAAACACTTAGCTGTTTAATGCATTCTATTTAGAAGAGCTCTAGGAGTAATTATGATCAATATTAATCATTGGATAGTGTGTTAACAGAATATATATAAATGTCAAGGCAAATATatatttccaaaaaacaaaactgaagtataaactgtgtgtgtgtctatatctaCTTAGCAAGAGATTTAAAGTCACACAGTACATACTTATGTCTTCACTTCTAACTCTtggacatatatatatatatttgctttcAACTAGATTACAGCAAAGACAATTCATAAAATAAGGATATAAGTAATTTGCACACTAAGCAGTACATTTTAAGAGAAAGTCTAAGTGCATTATAGCTTTTACTAATCTACTTTGCCCTCTGTGCTGTGTATGTCGATTAGATGTGTGTTTCTCTTCACCCCCCTTTCAGGAGAAGCAGTGCATCTAGCTAGAGATTTTGGGTATGTTTGTGAGACAGAATTTCCTGCCAAAGCAGTAGCTGAATTTCTCAACCGACAACATTCCGATCCAAACGAGCAAGTCACAAGAAAAAACATGCTTCTAGCTACAAAGTAAGGCATTTACCTTTCTGTTGTGTTGCTGAGTTGTAAGGAAAAACAtagggtttgggattttttatttttgtttttcttttttgccatGTAGTAAATGGCTAATGATTTTGCAAATTGTAAGAATGTGAATATACAGTCATAGTATATATTATAGGAAAATGTATATAACTAACTTTATTTTCTGAAGTGAGTTTATGCAGATTTTCTTGAAAATAGGTTGTGAAATCTTGGATGGatgtttatttaaagaaaaacaataattCCTTAAAGGAAAACATTTGCTGGGCCTTTATCAGTTTAGACATTAGGGGAAGGTTTCCCATTGACAGTAAAATAAAACTGGCGCATTAAACTGATTTCAGTTCATTAAAATCTGCAACAGTTCTTTTTTCCTTAGCACTCTGTTACTTAGTGAATATAGGGatattacaaatatattttaatgacAATCTGTATGCAGTTAAAATGCAAGTGGAGCTTATCATTGGTGGGGCTGAGTAGGCATCCAGGTGGTGTGTGAAAAGAAAATGATTGTTTTGATATGTTTGCTGGAAATTAAAAGGCTTGTTTAGTAGCCCTTAATTACCAATGGAGATGTCACTAAAGGGCATAGTGCCAGAGGGCACAAGCAGAAGATGGGATCTAGTTTATGACTGGAAGACATTAACAGGGGTTTTAGAATACAAACTGTTTCAAAACACCTCTAATCTCTACTATAAGGTATTAATTTCTTAACAGTTTGTGCAGTGACTGTGTTATAAGTGACTGTGTTATAAATTATGACTTCTGCACAATGTGCATATAGCCCTTTATCCTTCCTTTTCCACCTCAGtgtaaagaggtttttttgaTCTTTGCCAGTGTCACCCTGGCCTTTGTGGAGAAAGTtccatatatagagagagatttttttaagaGCCTAATTTAAATCCTCAACTTTCCCTCTGTGTCCTCTACTCAGTAAACCCTGGCATTCCTCCTGCCATGCAGCCATTGTCTAGCTTTGTGAAGAAGAGAATAAATCTCCCCTATTCCAAAAACAGACACAAAGCAAATATATATCCGAATCTCCCTCTCAATATTACACACCATATATCCTGTTCCATATTGCAGATACTCTAAACAGCTTATTGGCAATGTGCCAAAATATATGGGAAGAGGGGACATAGAAATATTGTAATGATCTGCGTAGGATTGAAATATCTGAAGTGCTAATGTGTGTACGTGGGGGAGAGTGATTGTGGTGCTTTGGTTTGAAATGTTTGGTGCTTTTGGGCATGTGGGAGATAGTTTTTATATGAAAGGGCTAGACTATGTCAGTGAGTGAAATGTGTGCCTGCGTCAGAAATGTGTGTATGAGTGTGAAAGTGTGTGACAAAGTATGTGTGAAAGAGAGAAGCATGTGTGTCAGAGAGAAATGTTTGTATGCTTCTGTGAGCGGGAGATATAGGGCAGTGAAAGAGAGACCTACATGTCTGTGTGCCCAGGTAAGTGtgtgtctttctctctcacacacacatattatAATAAAACGTGtgtatgtggagagagagagagagagaaagagagagagacagactttgTGTGTGTGACTCAGAGGGAGGCTTTATGTGTACGGGGGAGCAGTCCCCTTGATTGAAGGCTTGTGTAATCTAGCAGAGAGACAGCACTGGTTTTGCTGCTGACAACAGTGGTTCATCTCTCTGTTGCACTGCTCCATTTGTGTTGCAGACAGATCTGTAAAGAGTTCACCGACCTGCTGGCTCAGGACCGATCTCCACTGGGGAATTCTCGGCCCAACCCTATCCTGGAGCCGGGCATCCAGAGCTGCCTGACCCACTTCAACCTCATCTCTCATGGATTCGGCAGCCCTGCGGTGTGTGCCGCTGTGACCGCCCTGCAGAACTATCTCACCGAGGCgctcaaggccatggacaaaatgTACCTCAGCAACAACCCCAGCAACCACACAGACAACAGCACCAAAAGCGGCGACAAAGAGGAGAAGCACCGAAAGTGAGGATTTCCCCCCTTCccgcatccatccatccatccatc
The DNA window shown above is from Pelodiscus sinensis isolate JC-2024 chromosome 2, ASM4963464v1, whole genome shotgun sequence and carries:
- the TFAP2A gene encoding transcription factor AP-2-alpha isoform X4; its protein translation is MLVHSFSAMDRHDGTSNGTARLPQLGSVGQSPYTSAPPLSHTPNADFQPPYFPPPYQPIYPQSQDPYSHVNDPYSLNPLHAQPQPQHPGWPGQRQSQEAGLLHTHRGLPHQLSGLDPRRDYRRHEDLLHGPHGLSSGLGDIPIHSIPHAIEDVPHVEDPGINIPDQTVIKKGPVSLSKSNSNAVSAIPINKDALFGGVVNPNEVFCSVPGRLSLLSSTSKYKVTVAEVQRRLSPPECLNASLLGGVLRRAKSKNGGRSLREKLDKIGLNLPAGRRKAANVTLLTSLVEGEAVHLARDFGYVCETEFPAKAVAEFLNRQHSDPNEQVTRKNMLLATKQICKEFTDLLAQDRSPLGNSRPNPILEPGIQSCLTHFNLISHGFGSPAVCAAVTALQNYLTEALKAMDKMYLSNNPSNHTDNSTKSGDKEEKHRK
- the TFAP2A gene encoding transcription factor AP-2-alpha isoform X3, with amino-acid sequence MSILAKMGDWQDRHDGTSNGTARLPQLGSVGQSPYTSAPPLSHTPNADFQPPYFPPPYQPIYPQSQDPYSHVNDPYSLNPLHAQPQPQHPGWPGQRQSQEAGLLHTHRGLPHQLSGLDPRRDYRRHEDLLHGPHGLSSGLGDIPIHSIPHAIEDVPHVEDPGINIPDQTVIKKGPVSLSKSNSNAVSAIPINKDALFGGVVNPNEVFCSVPGRLSLLSSTSKYKVTVAEVQRRLSPPECLNASLLGGVLRRAKSKNGGRSLREKLDKIGLNLPAGRRKAANVTLLTSLVEGEAVHLARDFGYVCETEFPAKAVAEFLNRQHSDPNEQVTRKNMLLATKQICKEFTDLLAQDRSPLGNSRPNPILEPGIQSCLTHFNLISHGFGSPAVCAAVTALQNYLTEALKAMDKMYLSNNPSNHTDNSTKSGDKEEKHRK
- the TFAP2A gene encoding transcription factor AP-2-alpha isoform X2, which codes for MKMLWKLTDNIKYEECEDRHDGTSNGTARLPQLGSVGQSPYTSAPPLSHTPNADFQPPYFPPPYQPIYPQSQDPYSHVNDPYSLNPLHAQPQPQHPGWPGQRQSQEAGLLHTHRGLPHQLSGLDPRRDYRRHEDLLHGPHGLSSGLGDIPIHSIPHAIEDVPHVEDPGINIPDQTVIKKGPVSLSKSNSNAVSAIPINKDALFGGVVNPNEVFCSVPGRLSLLSSTSKYKVTVAEVQRRLSPPECLNASLLGGVLRRAKSKNGGRSLREKLDKIGLNLPAGRRKAANVTLLTSLVEGEAVHLARDFGYVCETEFPAKAVAEFLNRQHSDPNEQVTRKNMLLATKQICKEFTDLLAQDRSPLGNSRPNPILEPGIQSCLTHFNLISHGFGSPAVCAAVTALQNYLTEALKAMDKMYLSNNPSNHTDNSTKSGDKEEKHRK
- the TFAP2A gene encoding transcription factor AP-2-alpha isoform X1, whose product is MEVRLGQAQPAAAREQLGPAEQTPRKGGGGGGDCSKAQERGSGSKRGAGAQPLLSLAFEAAGYSQQQPEDRHDGTSNGTARLPQLGSVGQSPYTSAPPLSHTPNADFQPPYFPPPYQPIYPQSQDPYSHVNDPYSLNPLHAQPQPQHPGWPGQRQSQEAGLLHTHRGLPHQLSGLDPRRDYRRHEDLLHGPHGLSSGLGDIPIHSIPHAIEDVPHVEDPGINIPDQTVIKKGPVSLSKSNSNAVSAIPINKDALFGGVVNPNEVFCSVPGRLSLLSSTSKYKVTVAEVQRRLSPPECLNASLLGGVLRRAKSKNGGRSLREKLDKIGLNLPAGRRKAANVTLLTSLVEGEAVHLARDFGYVCETEFPAKAVAEFLNRQHSDPNEQVTRKNMLLATKQICKEFTDLLAQDRSPLGNSRPNPILEPGIQSCLTHFNLISHGFGSPAVCAAVTALQNYLTEALKAMDKMYLSNNPSNHTDNSTKSGDKEEKHRK